One genomic window of Vibrio parahaemolyticus includes the following:
- a CDS encoding L-cysteine desulfidase family protein, whose product MNQQWTQYIQIIKQVVKPALGCTEPIAAAYAAAVARKELGTSDIDAIEVRVSDNLFKNSMGVFVPGTGKIGLKIAASVGALAGDPTAELEVLARINEQDVAAAQQLIDEERVTVARMDTQEFIYCSVTLTSGDDVVSVTISGGHTNIIQIMRNGDVIFDAPPQQRVATASVCEGVDISIKQIYEFATQAPFEEIKFILQAAELNTLLAQEGIDRGYGLEIGRTLKGNIEQGLLGNDLMSRIQMMTSAASDARMGGATLPAMSNFGSGNQGIAATMPVVVAAEAFQNDEEQLARALIMSHLGAIYIKSYYPPLSAFCGNTVTSAAASMALVYLAGGTFEQSCYAIQNVISDSSGMVCDGAKSSCAMKVCTSSTTAVRSYLMAMGNHSVKNQGIVGEEVEQTIRNVGSMVRFGMPYTDKSIIDIMSA is encoded by the coding sequence ATGAACCAGCAATGGACACAATATATCCAAATCATTAAGCAAGTTGTGAAACCTGCATTAGGATGTACAGAACCCATTGCTGCTGCGTACGCGGCAGCAGTTGCTAGAAAAGAGTTAGGCACATCCGATATTGATGCGATAGAGGTGCGTGTTTCAGACAACCTATTTAAAAACTCGATGGGTGTTTTCGTACCCGGAACGGGCAAGATAGGCCTCAAAATTGCCGCCTCAGTTGGTGCATTAGCCGGTGACCCAACAGCAGAACTGGAAGTGTTGGCTCGGATTAATGAGCAGGATGTCGCTGCTGCGCAACAATTGATAGATGAAGAGCGGGTAACTGTAGCGCGCATGGATACGCAAGAATTCATTTATTGCAGCGTAACGCTCACTTCTGGTGACGATGTTGTTTCGGTCACGATCAGTGGCGGTCACACCAACATTATCCAGATCATGCGCAATGGCGACGTGATTTTTGATGCTCCACCGCAGCAACGCGTTGCAACCGCTTCTGTTTGTGAAGGTGTGGATATTTCGATCAAACAAATCTATGAGTTTGCCACTCAAGCGCCTTTTGAAGAGATCAAATTCATTCTCCAAGCTGCAGAGCTCAATACCTTGCTGGCTCAAGAAGGTATCGACCGAGGTTACGGCCTCGAAATTGGACGCACGCTAAAAGGCAACATCGAGCAAGGCTTATTGGGTAATGACTTAATGAGTCGTATACAGATGATGACATCCGCGGCGTCTGATGCTCGCATGGGAGGGGCGACGTTGCCAGCCATGAGCAATTTCGGCAGTGGGAACCAAGGTATTGCCGCTACAATGCCAGTCGTAGTTGCGGCTGAAGCATTCCAAAACGACGAAGAACAGCTGGCTCGCGCGTTGATCATGAGCCATTTAGGGGCTATTTACATCAAATCTTATTACCCACCGTTATCCGCATTTTGTGGCAACACTGTAACCAGTGCGGCGGCGTCTATGGCGCTGGTATATTTAGCTGGTGGTACATTCGAGCAATCATGCTACGCCATTCAAAACGTCATCAGCGATAGTTCAGGTATGGTGTGTGATGGTGCGAAGTCCTCTTGTGCGATGAAAGTGTGTACTTCGTCGACAACGGCGGTGCGCTCATATTTGATGGCGATGGGTAACCACAGTGTTAAGAATCAAGGTATAGTAGGCGAAGAAGTTGAGCAAACGATAAGAAATGTTGGCTCAATGGTTCGTTTCGGTATGCCGTATACTGACAAATCTATTATCGATATTATGTCGGCCTAA
- a CDS encoding ribbon-helix-helix domain-containing protein, producing MCEIFAKQPQDNYQFITRSIRIDGHATSVKLESSFWTILEEIASAQDMTVPKFISTVYQEALEYNGEVNNFASLLRCACLTYARQPENTLHQALAQLNA from the coding sequence ATGTGCGAAATATTTGCTAAACAACCACAGGATAATTATCAGTTTATCACTCGTTCCATCCGCATTGACGGCCATGCCACCAGCGTAAAATTAGAGTCGAGTTTTTGGACGATTCTTGAAGAAATTGCCAGTGCGCAAGACATGACCGTTCCAAAGTTTATCAGCACGGTGTATCAAGAAGCACTGGAATACAATGGTGAAGTGAACAACTTTGCATCCTTACTGCGCTGCGCATGTCTCACGTATGCTCGCCAACCGGAAAACACGCTCCATCAAGCGCTTGCTCAACTTAACGCCTAA
- a CDS encoding GlsB/YeaQ/YmgE family stress response membrane protein — protein sequence MGIISWIILGLIAGALAKWLMPGKDGGGWIATMLLGIAGAFVGGFLGGILGFGGATGVNIGSIITATLGAFILLFVYNRFLR from the coding sequence ATGGGTATCATTTCTTGGATTATTTTGGGCTTGATCGCCGGAGCCTTAGCGAAATGGTTGATGCCAGGAAAAGATGGTGGAGGCTGGATCGCAACCATGTTGCTCGGGATTGCCGGTGCCTTTGTTGGTGGTTTCCTTGGCGGCATTCTTGGATTTGGTGGCGCGACAGGTGTAAACATCGGCAGCATCATTACCGCAACGCTGGGCGCGTTTATTCTGCTGTTTGTTTACAATCGCTTCTTGAGATGA
- a CDS encoding mechanosensitive ion channel family protein: MTFHFPLKNRQTPWVAIFALFITMMTPIFVQATESTEPPIISEAEASIDSLNIDIVDLSQSLSQTAGDERDALQLQLFQKNEELRNQLASAIERESIPRDKLIKLVKTQEKYSKDATDYLTTKTKEVIEELNKAKDEEKLALINDYRELQHYLDVSFDSSWQNLAWLKQLGVQNERAEAELQDKLDKRMRLLSASMAYLRQQAEIIGTQLSSSPESEKASLQLSQLIVKQRLNIATESLRNLMSIGDKMGIETSEYKRQIFEITGSITHDLLDTKVVWSIISHWSNSAVDWFAENAPQHIFQLFVFALILLIARALAKLTRKVVSKAVSSKNLKLSHLMQDFFISMSGKVVWVIGIMVGLSQIGLNLAPILTGFGIAGVIIGFALQDTLSNFAAGMMLLIYRPFDVGDFVYAGGVDGKVSHMSLVNTTIRTFDNQIIIVPNSKIWGDVIKNVTHERIRRVDMVFGIGYADDLLKAESVLTDIVTSHPAVLRAPEPMIKVHTLNTSSVDFIVRPWVKTDDYWEVYWDVTKEVKLRFDREGISIPFPQQDVHLHMVEKKDA, encoded by the coding sequence ATGACGTTTCATTTCCCCCTGAAAAATCGCCAGACACCTTGGGTAGCGATATTCGCTTTATTCATCACGATGATGACCCCTATTTTTGTGCAAGCCACAGAAAGCACAGAGCCTCCTATTATCTCTGAAGCAGAAGCTTCTATAGATAGCTTGAACATCGACATTGTCGATTTATCGCAAAGCCTATCTCAAACGGCAGGTGACGAGCGTGATGCGCTTCAGCTACAACTTTTCCAAAAAAATGAAGAGTTGAGAAATCAATTAGCATCCGCGATTGAGCGTGAGTCCATCCCTCGTGACAAGCTGATTAAGCTCGTCAAAACGCAAGAAAAGTATTCAAAAGACGCGACCGATTATCTGACGACCAAAACCAAAGAAGTCATTGAAGAGTTAAACAAAGCGAAAGACGAAGAAAAGCTCGCGCTTATTAACGACTACCGCGAGCTTCAACATTACTTGGATGTGAGCTTTGATTCGAGCTGGCAGAATTTGGCATGGCTCAAGCAATTAGGCGTTCAAAATGAACGTGCAGAAGCGGAATTGCAAGATAAGTTAGATAAACGCATGCGTTTGCTATCGGCATCGATGGCGTATCTGCGTCAACAAGCAGAAATCATCGGTACGCAGCTTTCATCCAGCCCTGAATCAGAAAAAGCGTCTTTGCAACTTAGCCAACTGATCGTGAAGCAGAGACTGAATATCGCAACGGAAAGTTTGCGTAACCTGATGTCGATCGGCGACAAAATGGGTATTGAGACGTCGGAGTACAAGCGTCAGATCTTTGAAATCACAGGCAGCATCACGCACGACTTGCTAGACACCAAAGTGGTGTGGTCCATCATCAGTCACTGGTCAAACTCCGCGGTGGATTGGTTTGCGGAAAACGCACCACAGCATATCTTCCAGCTGTTCGTGTTTGCGCTGATCTTATTGATTGCTCGTGCACTGGCTAAACTCACGCGCAAAGTGGTGAGCAAAGCGGTGTCTTCTAAGAACTTGAAACTTTCCCACCTAATGCAGGACTTCTTTATCTCCATGTCCGGCAAAGTGGTGTGGGTGATTGGTATTATGGTTGGCCTGTCGCAGATTGGCTTGAACTTAGCGCCAATCCTGACTGGTTTCGGTATTGCCGGTGTGATCATTGGTTTCGCGTTGCAAGATACGTTGTCGAACTTCGCAGCGGGTATGATGCTTTTGATTTACCGTCCGTTTGATGTGGGTGATTTTGTCTACGCCGGTGGTGTGGATGGCAAGGTAAGTCACATGAGCTTAGTGAACACCACGATTCGCACCTTCGATAACCAGATCATCATTGTGCCGAACAGTAAGATTTGGGGAGATGTGATCAAGAACGTGACCCATGAGCGTATTCGCCGTGTGGATATGGTGTTTGGTATTGGCTACGCAGACGATTTATTGAAAGCGGAATCGGTACTAACGGATATCGTGACTTCACACCCTGCGGTACTTCGCGCGCCTGAGCCAATGATTAAAGTGCACACTTTGAATACTTCGTCGGTAGATTTCATCGTTCGCCCTTGGGTAAAAACGGATGACTACTGGGAGGTATATTGGGATGTAACGAAAGAAGTGAAGTTACGCTTTGATCGCGAAGGCATTTCGATTCCTTTCCCACAACAAGATGTGCATTTGCACATGGTGGAGAAAAAAGACGCGTAA
- a CDS encoding helix-turn-helix transcriptional regulator, which produces MLLKKLTKSDLDILNSMKNVVDGIARMYGEHTEVVLHSLDAEAPEIIKIANGHVTERSEGAPITNLARMKLREGKDVSDSYLTKTSNGKTLHSITTIVRNPKNKPIGLLCINVDMDAPMQAFLKAMLPQQHTECCVGGARSPETFARNIDETIISTIETVQTEVWENEAIAPSKRNRELVTRLHGLGIFKYKDAVLMVANHLGISRDTIYLYLRELGND; this is translated from the coding sequence TTGCTACTAAAGAAACTCACCAAGAGTGATCTCGATATTTTGAACTCTATGAAAAACGTCGTGGATGGCATTGCACGTATGTATGGTGAACACACTGAAGTGGTTCTCCACAGCTTAGATGCCGAAGCGCCGGAAATCATCAAAATCGCAAATGGGCACGTGACGGAACGCAGTGAAGGTGCCCCAATTACCAACTTAGCGAGAATGAAGTTAAGAGAGGGCAAGGACGTTTCTGATTCGTACCTGACGAAAACGTCGAACGGAAAGACCTTGCACTCCATTACGACAATTGTCAGAAATCCAAAAAACAAACCGATTGGTTTGCTGTGTATCAACGTGGATATGGATGCACCGATGCAGGCGTTTTTAAAGGCAATGTTGCCTCAGCAACACACCGAGTGTTGTGTTGGTGGTGCTCGCTCACCAGAAACGTTTGCGCGTAATATTGATGAAACCATCATCAGTACGATAGAAACCGTGCAAACAGAAGTGTGGGAAAATGAAGCCATTGCGCCTTCTAAACGCAACCGTGAACTGGTGACGCGACTGCATGGGCTAGGCATTTTTAAATACAAAGATGCTGTTTTAATGGTTGCAAACCATCTTGGTATATCGCGCGATACCATCTACTTGTATTTGCGAGAGCTTGGGAACGACTAA
- a CDS encoding putative quinol monooxygenase, giving the protein MIHLTATFHAQPGKEQQLKEVLTQALEPTRNEDGCVRYQLFQDKDNASHFVFQEQFKDQEAFEFHGKTVHFARLINQIENLLECEPKLAFFNEL; this is encoded by the coding sequence ATGATTCACTTGACTGCTACCTTTCACGCACAACCGGGGAAAGAACAACAACTGAAAGAAGTGCTAACTCAAGCGCTTGAGCCAACTCGCAATGAAGACGGTTGTGTTCGTTATCAGTTGTTCCAAGATAAAGACAACGCGAGCCACTTCGTTTTTCAAGAACAATTTAAAGACCAAGAAGCGTTCGAATTTCACGGTAAAACTGTGCACTTTGCACGTTTGATCAACCAGATTGAAAACTTGCTTGAATGCGAACCGAAGTTAGCGTTCTTTAACGAACTGTAA
- a CDS encoding YkgJ family cysteine cluster protein, whose translation MDCRLGCGACCIAPSISSPIPGMPMGKPAGVRCVQLNDDNLCKLFGKPERPKVCHDFKPCPVVCGKTNQEALDNITELEQLT comes from the coding sequence ATGGATTGTCGATTAGGATGCGGAGCTTGCTGTATTGCGCCAAGTATCTCTTCACCGATACCTGGAATGCCCATGGGCAAACCAGCAGGTGTTCGTTGCGTGCAACTCAACGATGACAATTTGTGTAAGCTGTTTGGTAAGCCTGAGCGCCCTAAAGTTTGTCACGATTTTAAGCCGTGTCCGGTTGTGTGTGGCAAAACCAACCAAGAAGCGCTCGACAACATCACTGAGCTAGAGCAACTTACTTAA
- a CDS encoding YbaB/EbfC family nucleoid-associated protein, with translation MFGKGGMGNLMKQAQQMQERMQKLQEEIANMEVTGESGAGLVKVTITGSHSVRRVDIDESLMEDDKEMLEDLIAAAFNDAARRVEETQKEKMASVTGGMQLPPGMKMPF, from the coding sequence ATGTTTGGTAAAGGCGGTATGGGCAACCTAATGAAGCAAGCCCAGCAAATGCAAGAGCGCATGCAAAAGCTTCAAGAAGAAATCGCGAATATGGAAGTAACTGGCGAGTCTGGTGCTGGTCTAGTTAAAGTAACAATCACTGGTAGCCACAGTGTGCGTCGTGTTGACATCGATGAAAGCTTGATGGAAGACGACAAAGAAATGCTTGAAGATCTTATCGCTGCGGCATTCAACGATGCAGCACGTCGCGTTGAAGAAACTCAAAAAGAGAAAATGGCTTCTGTAACTGGCGGTATGCAACTACCACCAGGTATGAAAATGCCATTCTAA
- the aqpZ gene encoding aquaporin Z codes for MNKYLAEAFGTFWLVLGGCGSAVLAAGFPDVGIGLLGVALAFGLTVLTMAFAIGHISGCHLNPAVTVGLWAGGRFDTKDVAPYIIAQVIGGLIAGGILYVIATGQAGFDVVGSGFAANGYGEHSPGQYSMLAALVSEIVMTMMFLIVIMGATDKRAPQGFAPIAIGLCLTLIHLISIPVTNTSVNPARSTAVAMYVGDWAVSQLWLFWVAPIVGGVLGAVIYKNLLGKESND; via the coding sequence ATGAACAAGTATTTGGCTGAGGCTTTTGGTACGTTCTGGCTAGTATTGGGCGGCTGCGGCAGCGCAGTGTTAGCTGCAGGTTTTCCAGATGTTGGTATTGGCCTGCTGGGTGTCGCTCTGGCCTTTGGTTTAACCGTTTTAACCATGGCATTTGCAATCGGTCATATTTCAGGTTGCCATTTGAACCCTGCAGTGACGGTTGGCCTTTGGGCTGGCGGTCGTTTTGATACAAAAGACGTTGCGCCTTACATCATCGCACAAGTGATCGGCGGGCTGATCGCTGGTGGTATTCTTTATGTCATCGCGACAGGACAAGCTGGATTTGATGTTGTTGGTTCTGGCTTTGCCGCCAACGGTTATGGTGAACACTCACCAGGTCAGTACTCAATGCTTGCTGCGTTAGTTTCTGAAATCGTGATGACGATGATGTTCCTTATCGTTATCATGGGGGCGACAGACAAACGTGCACCTCAAGGTTTTGCGCCTATTGCAATTGGTTTGTGTCTGACTCTTATTCACCTGATCAGCATTCCTGTGACTAATACCTCAGTAAACCCAGCTCGTAGTACAGCAGTCGCAATGTATGTAGGTGACTGGGCAGTTTCTCAGTTATGGCTGTTCTGGGTTGCGCCTATTGTGGGTGGCGTACTTGGTGCGGTTATCTACAAAAACCTGCTTGGTAAAGAATCAAACGATTAA
- a CDS encoding alkaline phosphatase — MKRLVSPIITAVAASTLSFNALSAEIKNVILMIGDGMGPQQVGLLETYANHAPNSIYKGQTTALYKLAQEGVIGSSLTNPEDAIVVDSACSATMLATGIPTASEVIGIDSQGNHVETILEKAKSKGKATGLVSDTRMTHATPAAFAAHQPHRSLENNIASDMLESGVDVLLSGGLRHWIPKSTNDKGETYQALEKLTQGSVYLKSKRKDERNLLTEAQDQGYSLAFSRDMLAQAKGDKLLGLFAYSGMDDGIVYSNSKNDPKRTQPSLKEMTVKALDVLSKDKDGFFLMVEGGQIDWAGHSNDAGTMLHELIKFDEAVNSVYEWAKGRDDTLIIVTADHETGSFGFSYSSANLPKPEKRKGEAFEKRDYAPNFNFGKFEILDGLYNQKKSYYGMISEFEALDKAQQTPEKLAEVVNANSDFSITPEQAAHVLASKPNPYRVAGHSYLEVETVPTINDFDAFFPYNDRGNLLAREQATKQNTVWGTGTHTHTPVNVFAWGPAETILPVSKIMHHSELGEFLKQQIK, encoded by the coding sequence ATGAAGCGTTTAGTTTCTCCGATTATTACTGCAGTGGCTGCATCTACACTTTCATTCAATGCGCTATCCGCTGAAATCAAAAACGTTATTCTGATGATTGGTGATGGTATGGGTCCTCAGCAAGTCGGCTTGCTAGAAACCTACGCGAACCACGCACCAAACTCGATTTACAAAGGCCAAACCACCGCGCTCTACAAGTTAGCGCAAGAAGGTGTGATTGGCTCATCTTTAACGAACCCAGAAGATGCGATCGTTGTCGACTCTGCATGTTCGGCAACAATGCTCGCAACAGGTATCCCAACCGCATCAGAAGTGATTGGTATTGACAGCCAAGGCAATCACGTTGAGACCATTTTGGAAAAAGCCAAGAGCAAAGGCAAAGCAACGGGTCTTGTTTCAGATACGCGTATGACTCATGCAACACCAGCCGCGTTTGCTGCGCATCAACCTCATCGCTCGCTAGAAAACAACATCGCTTCCGATATGCTAGAAAGCGGTGTCGACGTGTTGTTATCTGGTGGTCTTCGTCACTGGATTCCAAAATCGACTAACGACAAAGGTGAAACTTACCAAGCGCTAGAAAAGCTTACGCAAGGCAGTGTTTACCTGAAATCTAAGCGTAAAGACGAACGCAATCTGCTTACCGAAGCGCAAGACCAAGGCTACAGCCTAGCTTTCAGCCGAGACATGTTGGCACAAGCAAAAGGCGACAAACTACTTGGCCTGTTCGCTTACTCAGGTATGGATGATGGTATTGTTTATAGCAACAGCAAAAACGATCCAAAACGCACACAACCATCGTTGAAAGAGATGACGGTCAAAGCGCTTGATGTTCTTTCTAAAGACAAAGACGGCTTCTTCTTGATGGTTGAAGGTGGTCAAATCGACTGGGCTGGCCACAGTAACGATGCTGGTACCATGCTACATGAGTTGATTAAGTTCGACGAAGCGGTGAACTCTGTTTACGAGTGGGCGAAAGGTCGTGACGACACACTGATCATTGTTACCGCAGACCACGAAACAGGTTCTTTTGGCTTTAGCTACTCATCAGCAAATCTACCTAAACCAGAAAAACGCAAAGGTGAAGCCTTTGAAAAACGCGATTACGCGCCAAACTTCAACTTCGGTAAGTTTGAAATCCTAGATGGTTTATACAACCAGAAGAAAAGCTACTATGGCATGATCAGCGAGTTTGAAGCGCTAGATAAAGCACAACAAACACCAGAAAAGCTAGCTGAAGTGGTGAATGCCAACAGCGATTTTTCTATCACACCTGAGCAAGCAGCTCATGTACTAGCAAGCAAACCAAACCCATACCGAGTTGCTGGCCACTCGTACCTAGAAGTAGAAACGGTACCAACAATTAACGACTTTGATGCGTTCTTCCCATACAACGACCGCGGTAACTTGCTCGCTCGCGAACAAGCGACCAAACAAAACACGGTATGGGGAACAGGCACGCACACTCATACACCAGTGAACGTATTCGCTTGGGGGCCTGCAGAAACCATTCTTCCAGTTTCAAAAATCATGCACCACTCCGAGCTTGGTGAGTTCCTAAAGCAACAAATCAAATAA
- the recR gene encoding recombination mediator RecR gives MRTSHMLEQLMEALRCLPGVGPKSAQRMAFHLLQRDRKGGLQLADALSQSMTEIGHCAECRTFTEEEVCHICTNPKRQENGQICVVESPADIAAVEATGQYSGRYFVLMGHLSPLDGIGPSDIGLDVLDYRLRRGDISEVILATNPTVEGEATAHYIAELCREHQVEASRIAHGVPVGGELELVDGTTLSHSLLGRHKI, from the coding sequence ATGCGTACCAGTCATATGCTGGAACAATTGATGGAGGCCTTACGTTGTCTACCTGGGGTAGGCCCCAAGTCGGCCCAACGTATGGCCTTTCATTTGTTACAGCGTGATAGAAAAGGTGGTCTGCAACTGGCAGATGCGCTGAGTCAGTCAATGACCGAAATTGGTCACTGTGCTGAATGTCGAACTTTTACTGAAGAAGAAGTTTGCCACATTTGTACTAACCCAAAACGCCAAGAAAACGGCCAAATTTGTGTAGTAGAAAGCCCGGCAGATATCGCAGCAGTCGAAGCGACGGGTCAATACTCCGGTCGATACTTTGTGCTTATGGGGCATTTGTCTCCGCTTGATGGCATCGGTCCAAGTGATATTGGTTTAGACGTGCTTGATTATCGTCTACGTCGAGGTGATATTTCTGAAGTGATCCTTGCAACCAACCCAACGGTTGAGGGAGAAGCTACTGCTCACTATATTGCGGAGTTGTGCAGAGAGCACCAAGTCGAAGCTAGCCGTATCGCGCACGGTGTGCCTGTAGGTGGGGAGCTTGAGCTCGTAGATGGCACGACCTTGTCACACTCATTATTGGGTCGACATAAGATTTAA
- a CDS encoding VOC family protein, giving the protein MTKMIHTMIRVRDLDRSLQFYRDALELEIKDQYVFDGFSLTYLANEETGFELELTHNHDQSEPYTHGSGYGHLAVSVDDIEQAHKRIKSLGIEAGDIKAFDHQQKHLATFFFVTDPDGYKIEFLQRQGRYL; this is encoded by the coding sequence ATGACAAAAATGATACACACCATGATCCGAGTACGCGATCTGGACCGTTCCCTACAATTTTACCGCGACGCACTTGAGCTAGAGATCAAAGACCAATACGTTTTTGATGGTTTCTCCCTAACCTATCTAGCAAATGAAGAAACGGGCTTTGAATTAGAACTTACACACAACCACGACCAAAGCGAACCTTATACTCACGGTTCTGGTTACGGCCACCTTGCCGTTAGCGTGGACGACATCGAACAAGCTCACAAACGAATTAAATCTCTAGGTATTGAAGCAGGTGACATCAAAGCGTTTGACCACCAGCAAAAACACCTAGCGACCTTCTTTTTTGTCACCGATCCTGACGGTTACAAAATTGAGTTCCTGCAACGACAGGGACGCTACCTATAA
- a CDS encoding amino acid permease, with product MALDEWKAATKFDSTDWGWVIMSIGMAIGAGIVFLPVKVGVLGLWVFLASAVIGYPAMYLFQRLFINTLSSSPKCQDYAGVISGYLGNKWGALLGVLYFIMLVIWVFVYSTAINNDSASFLHSFGITEGLLSENPLYGLALVCALVAIASRGEKILFKVSTGLVLIKLCTVALLGVMMIEKWDVANVGAIPETGAGLKDAIELLPFTLTSILFIQSLSPMVISYRSKEKSIEVARFKAMRAMKIAFGILFVTVFFYAISFTLAMSHEQAVKAAEENISALAMVAQGMDGTTLKLMSLMLNIFSVMTAFFGVYLGFRDSCQGLAMLALKKVMPEEKINKDLVTKGIILFAILMAWGAIVLNLPVLSFTSVCSPIFGLIGCLIPAYLVYQVPSLHKYKGASLYLIIATGILLCVSPFVAFS from the coding sequence ATGGCCCTAGACGAGTGGAAAGCCGCGACCAAGTTTGATAGCACAGACTGGGGATGGGTGATCATGAGTATCGGCATGGCAATCGGTGCCGGTATTGTCTTTTTACCAGTAAAAGTAGGCGTATTGGGCCTTTGGGTATTCTTGGCCTCTGCCGTGATCGGCTACCCAGCGATGTACTTGTTCCAACGCCTTTTCATCAACACTCTCTCAAGTTCACCAAAGTGCCAAGATTACGCTGGCGTCATTTCCGGTTACCTTGGTAACAAATGGGGGGCGTTATTAGGTGTGCTCTACTTCATCATGTTGGTGATTTGGGTCTTTGTTTACTCAACAGCCATCAACAATGACTCGGCATCTTTCCTACATAGTTTTGGCATCACGGAAGGTTTACTGTCTGAAAACCCGCTATATGGTCTGGCTTTAGTGTGCGCGCTGGTCGCTATTGCATCTCGTGGCGAAAAGATTTTGTTTAAGGTCAGTACTGGTCTTGTGCTGATTAAACTTTGTACCGTTGCATTACTTGGCGTCATGATGATCGAAAAATGGGATGTAGCGAATGTCGGTGCGATTCCAGAAACAGGCGCTGGTTTGAAAGATGCAATTGAGCTACTGCCGTTTACTCTAACGTCTATTCTCTTTATTCAAAGCTTGAGCCCAATGGTGATCTCATACCGATCAAAAGAAAAATCGATTGAGGTTGCTCGCTTTAAAGCCATGCGCGCAATGAAAATTGCTTTCGGTATCTTGTTTGTGACGGTCTTCTTCTATGCGATTTCCTTTACGCTTGCGATGTCACATGAACAAGCGGTTAAAGCAGCAGAAGAGAACATCTCTGCTCTTGCGATGGTTGCGCAAGGTATGGACGGCACGACGCTAAAACTAATGAGTTTAATGCTGAATATTTTCTCAGTAATGACTGCGTTTTTTGGTGTGTACTTGGGTTTCCGCGATTCTTGCCAAGGTCTAGCGATGCTGGCTCTAAAAAAGGTCATGCCTGAAGAGAAAATCAATAAAGACTTGGTCACTAAAGGAATCATTCTCTTTGCGATTCTCATGGCGTGGGGTGCAATTGTATTGAATCTACCAGTTCTGAGCTTCACATCAGTATGTAGCCCTATCTTTGGTTTGATTGGCTGTTTGATTCCAGCTTACCTTGTCTATCAAGTGCCTTCTTTACACAAATACAAAGGCGCGTCGCTTTACTTGATTATTGCTACTGGTATTTTGCTGTGCGTATCGCCTTTCGTCGCATTTAGTTAA
- a CDS encoding RidA family protein, whose product MKELISSEHAPAAIGPYSHGTSYGDLIFTSGQLPVDKATGKVVEGGISAQSHQSLTNLKHVLEAGGGSVDTVLKTTCYLSNINDFAEFNKVYAEFFQQDCPARSCFAVKDLPLGVLIEVEAIAHKK is encoded by the coding sequence ATGAAAGAATTGATTTCATCTGAACACGCGCCTGCTGCTATCGGACCTTATTCACATGGCACTAGCTATGGCGATTTGATTTTTACATCTGGTCAATTACCCGTTGATAAGGCAACAGGAAAAGTAGTTGAAGGCGGCATCAGTGCACAAAGTCATCAATCTCTTACTAACTTGAAGCACGTTTTAGAGGCTGGTGGTGGCAGTGTCGATACTGTTTTAAAAACAACGTGTTACCTATCGAATATTAATGACTTTGCCGAGTTTAACAAGGTCTACGCAGAGTTTTTCCAACAAGATTGTCCGGCACGCAGTTGCTTCGCAGTGAAAGATTTGCCTCTTGGCGTGTTAATTGAAGTCGAAGCGATTGCTCATAAAAAGTAA
- a CDS encoding YcgN family cysteine cluster protein — protein MSTPFWQSKSLEHMSEEEWESLCDGCGKCCLHKLMDEDTDEIYYTNVACSWLNSKTCSCKDYPNRFTSGEECTKLTREDIDDFTWLPHTCAYRLLAENQPLPEWHPLITGSKSAMHAAGESVRNKVVYEIDVVDWEDHILNHPNRP, from the coding sequence ATGAGCACTCCATTTTGGCAAAGTAAATCGTTAGAACACATGAGCGAAGAGGAATGGGAATCTCTTTGTGATGGGTGTGGCAAGTGTTGTCTGCACAAGCTAATGGATGAAGATACCGATGAAATCTACTACACCAATGTGGCGTGTAGCTGGCTGAACAGCAAAACATGTTCATGTAAGGACTACCCAAATCGCTTTACCTCTGGCGAAGAGTGCACCAAGCTGACACGCGAAGACATCGACGATTTCACTTGGTTACCGCACACGTGTGCTTACCGTCTGTTAGCCGAAAATCAGCCATTACCAGAATGGCACCCGTTGATTACGGGCTCGAAATCCGCAATGCACGCGGCGGGCGAAAGTGTCCGCAACAAAGTGGTGTACGAAATTGATGTGGTGGATTGGGAAGACCACATTTTGAATCACCCAAATCGCCCATAG